A stretch of Palaemon carinicauda isolate YSFRI2023 chromosome 36, ASM3689809v2, whole genome shotgun sequence DNA encodes these proteins:
- the LOC137628356 gene encoding loricrin-like: MRFGVLTLLIGLLVISSLAFPDHGHKHGHGRRGHGKRHHRSLGSGYLPPSTGGQGGSSGGGYGGSSGGGSSGGGGHGGSSGGGSSGGGGYGGSSGGGSFGGGSSGGGGYGGSSGGGSSGGGGHGRSSGGGSSGGGGYGGSSGGGSFGGGSSGGGGYGGSSGGGSSGGGGHGGSSGGGSSGGGGYGGSSGGGSFGGGSSGGGGYGGSSGGGSSGGGGHGGSSGGGSSGGGGYGGSSGGGSFGGGSSGGSGYGGSSGGGSSGGGGYGGSSGGGSSGGGSSGGGGYGGSSGGGSSGGGSSGGGGYRGSSGGGSSGGGSSGGGGYGGSSGGGSSGSGGFGGSSGGGYGK, from the exons ATG AGATTTGGTGTCCTCACCTTGCTGATTGGCCTCTTGGTCATCAGCTCCCTGGCCTTCCCAGATCATGGGCATAAACATGGGCATGGTAGAAGAGGGCATGGCAAGAGACACCACCGCTCTCTAGGAAGTGGTTACCTGCCTCCAAGTACTGGTGGCCAGGGAGGTTCTTCTGGAGGAGGATATGGAGGATCATCTGGAGGTGGATCTTCAGGTGGTGGAGGGCATGGTGGATCCTCCGGAGGTGGATCTTCAGGTGGCGGAGGATATGGAGGATCTTCCGGAGGTGGATCATTTGGAGGCGGATCTTCAGGTGGCGGAGGCTACGGTGGATCCTCCGGAGGTGGATCTTCAGGTGGTGGAGGGCATGGTAGATCCTCCGGAGGTGGATCTTCTGGTGGCGGAGGATATGGAGGATCTTCCGGAGGTGGATCATTTGGAGGCGGATCTTCAGGTGGTGGAGGCTACGGTGGATCCTCCGGAGGTGGATCTTCAGGTGGTGGAGGGCATGGTGGATCCTCCGGAGGTGGATCTTCTGGTGGTGGAGGATATGGAGGATCTTCCGGAGGTGGATCATTTGGAGGCGGATCTTCAGGTGGTGGAGGATATGGTGGGTCCTCCGGAGGTGGATCTTCAGGTGGTGGAGGGCATGGTGGCTCCTCTGGAGGTGGATCTTCAGGTGGCGGAGGATATGGAGGATCTTCTGGAGGTGGATCATTTGGAGGTGGATCTTCAGGTGGCAGTGGATACGGTGGCTCCTCTGGGGGTGGATCTTCAGGTGGAGGAGGATATGGAGGATCTTCGGGAGGTGGTTCCTCTGGTGGTGGATCTTCAGGTGGCGGAGGATATGGAGGATCATCCGGAGGTGGTTCCTCTGGAGGCGGATCTTCAGGTGGCGGAGGATACAGAGGATCTTCCGGAGGGGGATCATCCGGAGGCGGATCTTCAGGTGGCGGAGGATATGGAGGATCCTCGGGAGGGGGATCTTCAGGCAGCGGAGGATTCGGCGGCTCCTCAGGAGGAGGTTATGGGAAATAA
- the LOC137628296 gene encoding uncharacterized protein, giving the protein MILHSLEVTAAKSIEGSSTTEASKEAPWPLLLKPPRDPLPNPKAFAETPPLWPPPMLEEEKELTSALAQARRIVPTPRLKQIIPPPNPPLPEDPPPEDPPYPPPPEDPPPDDPPPEDPLYPPPPEDPPPEEPPPDDPPYPPPPEDPPPEEPPPEDPPYPPPPEDPPPEEPPYPLPPEDPPPNDPPPEDPPYPPPPEDPPPEEPPCPPPPEDPPPEDPPYPPPPEDPPPNDPPPEDPPYPPPPEDPPPEDPPCPPPPEDPPPEDPP; this is encoded by the exons ATGATCCTCCACTCGCTCGAAGTTACCGCCGCTAAATCCATTGAAGGCTCCTCCACTACCGAAGCCTCCAAAGAAGCACCGTGGCCCCTACTGCTGAAACCACCCAGAGATCCACTGCCAAACCCAAAGGCCTTTGCCGAAACACCTCCTTTATGGCCCCCACCAATGCTCGAGGAAGAAAAGGAGCTCACTTCTGCCCTAGCACAGGCTAGAAGGATTGTTCCAACACCAAGACTGAAGCAAATAATTCCT CCGCCGAATCCTCCGCTGCCTGAAGATCCCCCTCCCGAGGATCCTCCATATCCTCCGCCACCTGAAGATCCGCCTCCGGATGATCCCCCTCCGGAAGATCCTCTGTATCCTCCGCCACCTGAAGATCCGCCTCCAGAGGAACCACCTCCGGATGATCCTCCATATCCTCCGCCACCTGAAGATCCACCACCAGAGGAACCACCTCCCGAAGATCCTCCATATCCTCCTCCACCTGAAGATCCACCCCCAGAGGAGCCACCGTATCCACTGCCACCTGAAGATCCACCTCCAAATGATCCACCTCCAGAAGATCCTCCATATCCTCCGCCACCTGAAGATCCACCTCCAGAGGAGCCACCATGCCCTCCACCACCTGAAGATCCACCTCCGGAGGACCCACCATATCCTCCACCACCTGAAGATCCGCCTCCAAATGATCCACCTCCGGAAGATCCTCCATATCCTCCACCACCAGAAGATCCACCTCCGGAGGATCCACCATGCCCTCCACCACCTGAAGATCCACCTCCGGAGGATCCACCGTAG
- the LOC137628297 gene encoding uncharacterized protein, with amino-acid sequence MSLGGLAGGSYGSNGGSIEGFNNVNFGGGSFGGLAGGSYGSKGFGSGGYGSNTGSLGGLSASGYGASSGSLKGLGRSGHSSNGGLSSGYGSTSGATATINFNLGRLQDGYGGSNGNAGGHFATKGNAGGHLAVMAAIVNRFTMYNWPDHE; translated from the exons ATGTCGCTTGGAGGACTGGCTGGCGGAAGTTATGGATCAAATGGCGGATCAATTGAAGGCTTTAACAATGTAAACTTTGGAGGTGGATCATTTGGAGGTTTGGCCGGTGGTAGCTATGGATCTAAAG GTTTTGGAAGTGGAGGCTATGGATCAAACACAGGATCCCTTGGAGGTCTTAGTGCCTCTGGGTACGGAGCAAGCAGTGGATCTCTCAAAGGCCTAGGTAGGAGCGGCCATAGCTCTAACGGTGGATTATCCAGTGGGTATGGTTCTACTTCCGGTGCCACTGCAACAATCAATTTCAACTTGGGCAGACTGCAGGATGGCTATGGAGGCAGTAACGGAAATGCTGGCGGCCATTTTGCTACCAAGGGTAATGCTGGAGGACATTTAGCCGTAATGGCGGCTATAGTAAATAGGTTTACGATGTACAACTGGCCTGATCATGAGTAA